In the genome of Candidatus Nitrosotalea sinensis, the window GTAAGTTCCCCTACTTTGTCATAAAGATCCATCATCTTACTTGAGAGTTCATGTACCTCTTTTCTTGCATTTTGTCCTCCCAAGTACGAATCAATTGCCAAATTAGTACAAGTAATAGAAAGATCGCACATTTGTTTCATCATCTCTGATAGATTTGCCAAATGAGGATCTATTAGGCGAGTCATCTTATCCAAACTGACCCTGAACATATTTAGCAGTTATTTCATTTCTAGGATTTTCAAAGATCTGTTTTGTCTCTCCAAATTCAACCAAATCACCCAGATACATAAAACCAGTATAATCAGAAACTCGTGTAGCTTGTTGCATATTATGAGTAACGATGATAATCGTATACTCTTTTTTTAATTCTTGTATCATTTCTTCAATTTTTTGAGTTGCAATAGGATCAAGTGCAGACGCGGGTTCATCCATGAGTAATACCTCAGGTTGAATGGCAAGTGCCCTAGCAATGCAAAGTCTCTGCTGTTGTCCTCCAGATAGGCTCATTCCTGGTTTTTTCAAGTCTCCTTTGACTTCATCCCATAGAGATGCCATCTTGAGACATCCTTCTACTACTTCATCGAGAATTTTTCTATCTTTAACACCATTGAGTTTGAGGCCACATGCAACATTATCATATATTGACATGGTAGGAAACGGATTTGGTTTTTGAAATACCATTCCTATTTTTCTCCTATTAATTATAGGATCAATTTTGTTAGAGTAGAGATCTTCTCCATCAAGCAAAACTTTGCCTGTCAAGGATGCATTTTTGGTAAGCTCATGCATTCTGTTAAGACATCTAAGAAATGTTGTTTTTCCACATCCTGAAGGCCCAATAAGCGCAGTAACAGCCTTGTCCCGGAATTTCATAGAGACATTCTTTACGGCTGTAATGCCATCATAGCTTGCAACAATATTTTCTGCCACCAGTTTGTACTTTACATCTCCGGTGTTTTCCCTTATTGGAACTTTGGTGATTGTTTCCATCATGATATAGCTCCCAACTTTCTGAACTTTATTCTAGTCTTTTCTTTTTTTCTTAACACCATATAACGTACACCAATATTTATGGAAAGGACAAGTATTATCAAAACAAATGCAGCTCCCCATCCTTGTGTAACTGCGCTATCATATGGAAGCGAAGATAATCTCCAAATTCTAAGAGGAAGTGCATCAACAGGTCCATCCAAACCCTCTAGAAATTGGCTGCTTCCAAGAATTGTAAATACAAGAGGTGCTGTTTCACCAGCTATTCTTGCAACAGAGAGCAAGATTCCTGTTACAAGCCCATTTTTTGCACTGCTTAGTACTATGGTAAAGACCACCCGATATCTTCGAATCCCTAATGCATATCCAGCTTCACGATAAGTAACAGGAACTAGTTTTAATGATTCTTCAGTTGTTCTCATTATTATTGGTAGCATCACAATAGACAAGGCAAAAGATCCAGCCCAGACTGAAAAGTTTCCTACTGTCAGTACAATCAGAACAAAGGTAAAGACACCAATAACAATAGTTGGAAATTCTGCAAGAACATCGTTGAAAAACCTAATCATTCGTCCATACTTGTTATTACCATATTCAGAGAGAAATATTCCGCCCATTATACCAACAGGTACTCCAATAAGACTAGACAATCCAATTAACACAATAGTACCCTGTATTGCAGGCCCTATTCCACCAGGATCATCACTACCTACAGCTCCTGGTATCTGAGTAAGAAACTCCCAAGATAATGCAGATGAACCATTTGTAAAGACATTGACTAGTATAGCAACAAGTGGGACAATTGCAACTACAACGCATGCAAAGACTGCACCTTTGATGATTTTATCAAGAATTATTCGTCTTTTAACATTGTAACGAAAATGAGTTCTAAATTCTGCACGCTGTTCAGGAGTTATCATGCCAATACTGCCCCCTCATGAGATTTGACTACTTTGGCAACAAGAAGATGTGCTACCATGTTTATGACAAATGCCATAATGAAAAGAATCAGACCTATTCCAATCAGAGCTGCCAGATGAAGTCCACCTTGAGATGCTTCTGCAAATTCATTTGCCATTATACTTGCTAGCGTTTGACCAGGTTGAAACAAAGAAGACGGGAATGCGGCAGCTCCTGTTGCATTACCAATCAACATTGTTACTGCCATTGTTTCCCCTACAGCTCTTCCAAGACCCAGAATTGTTGCACCAATTAATCCAGATTTAGAATAAGGCAAGACTGCAATTCTAAAAGCCTCCCATTTTGTAGCACCAAGCATATAGGCTGCTTCACGTTGACTGTTTGGAACAGCCATCATGATCTCTTTTGAAACAGATGCAATTGTAGGAATAATCATTATAGCCAAAACAATGCTTGCCGTAAGAATATCCAGTCCAAATGGAGTTCCAGCAAATATTATGCTGTTATCTCCAAAAATATTGTGCAGTGGAACTTCGATCCAATCTCGTACATATGTTCTAAACACAAGCAGCCCCCATAAACCATATACAACACTGGGGACAGCAGCCAAAAGTTCTATAATCATTGCAAGCGGAGTGCGCAGCAATCTAGGAGAAAGCTCAGAAAGAAACATTGCAATTCCAAAACTCAATGGTATTGCTATCAACATTGCAATTCCTGCATTAACCAGAGTTCCCATGATATACGGTGCAGCTCCGTATGACTCCCTACCTTCAACAGAATTCCAGTCAGAGCCAGTGAGAAAGGATATTCCTTCCTGTTGCCACACCTGTACAGAACCAGTAGTCAAATTAATTACAATCATGACAATTATTGCAAGGACGTAGGTTGCTGCTGCAATTGCCACATATTTGAAAATCTTATCAGTATGAACAGATCCTTTCTTCATAGTAACTGCAAGCATGTAAGATACTTGGTCTAAAGATTAGATATGAGATAATCGACCATAATTTCTTAGATTTCATAGTCAATCATATAACTATATAGATATACATAGAATTGATGGGTAAGTACTTTAATTATAAGAAATACATTAGATGTAGTGTCAGAAATACTAAACGATAAAGAAGTAAGAAAATTACAACTCGTAGGTGGATCTACGTATGTTTTATCGCTTCCCAAAAAATGGGTCGACGAATTAAAACTCAAAACAGGAGACCCTGTATCAATAGTCAAGAATGTCAACAAATCACTTTCAATATTACCTACACAGAGTTCATCAACACCAAAGATTACAAAATCAAGAACATCCATAAGCCAAAAGGATTCAATAGAATCAATCCAACGAAAAATAATTGCCATGTATTTGTCAGGTTATCAGATCATCGAGGTTTACGCAAAAGGAGGTAGAATACAAATTGAACACAAGCAGGCAATAAGAGATCTGGTAAGAAAAAACATGATAGGAACTGAGATAGTAGAATCTACTGCAGAATCTATTACAATCCAAATTCTAACTAGTTTACCAGAACTCTCAATAAGTGATGCACTAAAGAGAATGTTTCTTCTCACCTCAACAATGCACAGACAAGCAATTGATGCACTAAAAGAGATGAATGTAGAGATGGGAGAAGAAATAACTCACTTGGATGATGAAGTAGACAGGTTTAGTCTATACATACTACGAAATCTGACCCTTGCAGTAGAACATGAAAAGATTCTCAGAGACATTGGGCTTAAGAAACCATCGGATTGCATAAGCTATAGAATAGTTGTCAAATCAATTGAAAGAATTGCAGATCATGCGGTATCAATTGCCAGTAGAATACGATTTTTAAAATCAACTTTAGAGCCTGCGTTGATACAAAAAATAACTCGCCTCAGCGAGGAATCACTCAAGGTCTTTGAAGATTCCATCCTGGCATTAAACAAGAGAGATTATGTTATTGCAGATAATGTTGCATCAAACGCACGTAAAATAGCAGAAAAGGAGAAAGAGTTTACTGATTCATTGGAAGAATCAAAAAAATATTCGAGCATAATCAAATTTGTTTTAGAAGATATTCGCAGGACAGCAGAATATTCAAGTGACATTGCAGAAGCAGTAATCAATGAGACGGTACAGGATGTAATCTCAGAAAACAACACAGCCTGATTTATACAGATCAGTCTTTCATCTATATAGATTGCATTTCCTATATAGAACAGACATTTATCTATGAAGTTTACGACGAACAACATGGCACAATGGATGTCATGGATAAAATCAAATGATAAAGAGATTATTGCAATATTAAACGATCTTGCATCAAAAGCAGAAGAATCTGCTAAATTGTTAGTAGAGTTATTTACAAACTTTGAAAAAATAAATGAGGTTCATTCCAGGATAGAGAAAATAGAAAAGGATGCAGATAAGCTAACACATTCCATTTTTGAGGAATTGAACAAGACTTTCATAACACCATTAGACAGAGAAGACATTTCCAGAATTGCATCAAAGACAGATGACATAATTGATTACATTGAAGGTATTTCTGGTAGAATAATTAATTTCAAAATAAAATCATCTCCACCATATATGCTTGAGATAGCAAAAGAAATCCATAATTCTACAAAGGAGATAAACCTCATGATTACAAGATTAAACAAGGTAAAAGCTGACAAGTCAATAATTGAACATTGTCGCACTGTAAATGAAATAGAACATCGAGCAGATGTCATTTACCGCAAGGCAGTAGGAGAATTGTTTGAAACCAACGATATAATCAATTTAATTAAAATGAAAGACATCTACGAAGCGCTAGAACATGCGTCAGACAGATGTCTTGATGTGGCGGATTCTATAGAGGACATCGTTCTCAAATACACATAGGTAGATTTCATGATTGAACTAGCGATTGGAGCAATATTAGTGGCACTAGTTTTTGATTTTCTCAACGGATTCCACGATGCAGCAAATTCTATTGCTACTGTAATAGGAACAAGAATTCTCAGACCATTACCTGCAGTAGCATTAGCTGCTGCAGCCAATTTTATAGGTCCATTTATTTTCGGAGTAGCAGTTGCAACAACAATAGGAAAGGGGATCATAAATCCAGATTTTGTTACACTTCAAATAATAATTGGTGCTTTAGTTGGTGCAATTGTTTGGGATATATTCACATGGATACTTGGTCTTCCCACATCAAGCAGTCATGCGCTGGTAGGAGGAATAATTGGAGCGGGCATAGCAGGAGTAGGAACAAATGTGATAATTTGGGACGGAATAGGAAAAGTAGTAACAGGAATATTGGTCTCGCCAATAGCAGGCTTTAGCGCTGCATTTGGAGCAGGTCTTGTAGTAATGGCAGTTTTTGCAAAAGCAAAACCACATGTAGTAAACTCTGCATTTGGTAGACTACAATTAATTTCATCCACATATTTCTCCCTAACCCATGGAGCAAATGACGGACAAAAGACAATGGGCATCATTGCTCTCATATTATTAACCCAAGGAGTAATTACAAAATTCAGCATTCCATATTATGTTATCATAATGGCAGCAATGGCCATGAGTCTTGGTACTTTTTTTGGAGGATGGCGAATAGTGAAAACAATGGGAGTAAAAATTACCCAATTAAGACCATACCAGGGATTTGTAGCAGAAACAAGTGCTGCAAGCATAATTGCTACGCTTGCATGGCTTGGAATTCCTGCAAGTACCACGCATGCAATTTCTGGAAGCATAATGGGAGTTGGAGCAGTAAGAAGAATGTCTGCAGTAAGATGGGGAATCGGTAAGAGAATTGTATGGGCATGGATAATCACAATACCTGCAAGTGCTGCAGTGTCATTTGTCATAATGACACTGATAAAAATATTAACACAGTAGACAAAGGCTACAGTAGAACTTTAAAGAAGCAAAGTCATACAAGCAGTAAATGAAAGACTCTTTGAAATTAAACAAAA includes:
- the pstB gene encoding phosphate ABC transporter ATP-binding protein PstB; protein product: MMETITKVPIRENTGDVKYKLVAENIVASYDGITAVKNVSMKFRDKAVTALIGPSGCGKTTFLRCLNRMHELTKNASLTGKVLLDGEDLYSNKIDPIINRRKIGMVFQKPNPFPTMSIYDNVACGLKLNGVKDRKILDEVVEGCLKMASLWDEVKGDLKKPGMSLSGGQQQRLCIARALAIQPEVLLMDEPASALDPIATQKIEEMIQELKKEYTIIIVTHNMQQATRVSDYTGFMYLGDLVEFGETKQIFENPRNEITAKYVQGQFG
- the pstA gene encoding phosphate ABC transporter permease PstA, which encodes MITPEQRAEFRTHFRYNVKRRIILDKIIKGAVFACVVVAIVPLVAILVNVFTNGSSALSWEFLTQIPGAVGSDDPGGIGPAIQGTIVLIGLSSLIGVPVGIMGGIFLSEYGNNKYGRMIRFFNDVLAEFPTIVIGVFTFVLIVLTVGNFSVWAGSFALSIVMLPIIMRTTEESLKLVPVTYREAGYALGIRRYRVVFTIVLSSAKNGLVTGILLSVARIAGETAPLVFTILGSSQFLEGLDGPVDALPLRIWRLSSLPYDSAVTQGWGAAFVLIILVLSINIGVRYMVLRKKEKTRIKFRKLGAIS
- the pstC gene encoding phosphate ABC transporter permease subunit PstC produces the protein MLAVTMKKGSVHTDKIFKYVAIAAATYVLAIIVMIVINLTTGSVQVWQQEGISFLTGSDWNSVEGRESYGAAPYIMGTLVNAGIAMLIAIPLSFGIAMFLSELSPRLLRTPLAMIIELLAAVPSVVYGLWGLLVFRTYVRDWIEVPLHNIFGDNSIIFAGTPFGLDILTASIVLAIMIIPTIASVSKEIMMAVPNSQREAAYMLGATKWEAFRIAVLPYSKSGLIGATILGLGRAVGETMAVTMLIGNATGAAAFPSSLFQPGQTLASIMANEFAEASQGGLHLAALIGIGLILFIMAFVINMVAHLLVAKVVKSHEGAVLA
- a CDS encoding PhoU domain-containing protein, with amino-acid sequence MSEILNDKEVRKLQLVGGSTYVLSLPKKWVDELKLKTGDPVSIVKNVNKSLSILPTQSSSTPKITKSRTSISQKDSIESIQRKIIAMYLSGYQIIEVYAKGGRIQIEHKQAIRDLVRKNMIGTEIVESTAESITIQILTSLPELSISDALKRMFLLTSTMHRQAIDALKEMNVEMGEEITHLDDEVDRFSLYILRNLTLAVEHEKILRDIGLKKPSDCISYRIVVKSIERIADHAVSIASRIRFLKSTLEPALIQKITRLSEESLKVFEDSILALNKRDYVIADNVASNARKIAEKEKEFTDSLEESKKYSSIIKFVLEDIRRTAEYSSDIAEAVINETVQDVISENNTA
- a CDS encoding DUF47 domain-containing protein; translated protein: MAQWMSWIKSNDKEIIAILNDLASKAEESAKLLVELFTNFEKINEVHSRIEKIEKDADKLTHSIFEELNKTFITPLDREDISRIASKTDDIIDYIEGISGRIINFKIKSSPPYMLEIAKEIHNSTKEINLMITRLNKVKADKSIIEHCRTVNEIEHRADVIYRKAVGELFETNDIINLIKMKDIYEALEHASDRCLDVADSIEDIVLKYT
- a CDS encoding inorganic phosphate transporter → MIELAIGAILVALVFDFLNGFHDAANSIATVIGTRILRPLPAVALAAAANFIGPFIFGVAVATTIGKGIINPDFVTLQIIIGALVGAIVWDIFTWILGLPTSSSHALVGGIIGAGIAGVGTNVIIWDGIGKVVTGILVSPIAGFSAAFGAGLVVMAVFAKAKPHVVNSAFGRLQLISSTYFSLTHGANDGQKTMGIIALILLTQGVITKFSIPYYVIIMAAMAMSLGTFFGGWRIVKTMGVKITQLRPYQGFVAETSAASIIATLAWLGIPASTTHAISGSIMGVGAVRRMSAVRWGIGKRIVWAWIITIPASAAVSFVIMTLIKILTQ